In one Brassica oleracea var. oleracea cultivar TO1000 chromosome C9, BOL, whole genome shotgun sequence genomic region, the following are encoded:
- the LOC106313723 gene encoding 50S ribosomal protein L19-2, chloroplastic-like, whose protein sequence is MATSSHLLPQALHMIPRIPNRSSKSLGVSSFLPRASSVHSRISVSKGFLNHSGAIDSRKRREFIAKAEESTEADAGVVAETVEAAEVEEAKPPWKPRTKLGDVMGILNQKAIEVSEKVRPVPEIRTGDIVEIKLEVPENRRRLSIYKGIVMSRQNAGIHTTIRIRRIIAGIGVEIVFPLYSPNIKEIKVVSHRKVRRARLYYLRDKLPRLSTFK, encoded by the exons ATGGCGACAAGCTCTCATCTTCTTCCTCAG GCATTGCATATGATACCTAGAATCCCTAATCGGTCGTCTAAGAGTTTAGGGGTTTCTTCATTTCTACCACGAGCATCGTCAGTGCACTCTCGTATCTCAGTTTCTAAGGGTTTTCTAAATCATTCCGGCGCGATCGATTCCAGGAAGAGAAGGGAGTTCATCGCCAAAGCCGAAGAGAGCACTGAAGCTGATGCGGGGGTTGTTGCTGAAACGGTGGAAGCCGCTGAGGTGGAGGAAGCTAAACCTCCGTGGAAGCCAAGGACCAAGCTCGGAGATGTCATGGGT ATACTGAACCAGAAAGCAATTGAGGTTTCGGAGAAAGTCAGACCGGTTCCAGAAATTAGGACAGGGGACATTGTCGAGATCAAGCTG GAAGTGCCTGAGAACAGACGTAGGCTATCGATCTACAAAGGAATAGTGATGTCTAGACAGAACGCAGGCATCCACACTACTATTCGTATCCGCAGAATCATTGCTGGCATTGGCGTTGAAATCGTCTTTCCTCT ATACTCACCAAACATAAAGGAGATAAAAGTGGTGAGTCACAGGAAAGTAAGAAGAGCGAGGCTTTACTATCTGAGGGACAAACTTCCTCGTCTCTCCACGTTCAAATGA